TGCCAAATCACCGTGTTTTACTGAGTCAGCATTTGGGTAAAAAAACCGGATTTATTGGCAACAATTTCATTTAAAGTTGTAAATTTCAGTTGATTCACCAATTTTTGGGGAATGGTTGGCAATGCTACTAGATATCTATCTACAGAGTGTAGTATAATTTTATCTATTCTTGTACTGCCTAGACCAAGAATACGTCTCAAAACTCAGAAATTTGGTGGCTGTCTTATGTTAAGTCCTGTAGTTACACTCAGCATCTTCCAGAAACAACCCGATCCTCAAGTATTTTCTACAGGTCAAGTCATCTTTAAGGAAGGACAGCCAGGTGATTGTATGTTCGGGATTTTAGAAGGCGTGGTGGAAATATTAGTCAATGGTAAGACTGTAGAGATAATTGAGTCAGGTGAGGTCTTTGGGACTGGTATACTTGTAGGGATAAAAGGGAGAACTTATACTGCGATCGCTAAATCTGACTGCAAGCTAGCATATTTGGACGAGTCTGGGTTTCTGTTTGCGGTTCAGGAAACGCCTGTATTTGCTATCAAGGTAATGAAAAGTTATGCAGAACGTCTCAGTCGCTTGCAGCATAAGCTATAAAATTTCCGATAAATTTAAGTTACTGCGAATTCAGTATACTGTCTAATATCTCCGGCTTGGAAGGCTAAATTAGGTTTTTTTATCTCGCGCAAAGGCGCAAAGTCGCCAAGGAAGAGAAGTATCATGAAATATATATAGGCTAAATAGCAGGATAAATCATGAATGCTTACAAGACGTATATCACGATTGAAGACCCGAAACAGGTAGTTTTATCTGATTTACCTTTTCAAGCTGGAAAACGTGTGGAGATAATTGTTTTAGCTGAAAATAAACCTAAAGCTGCAATTAGTACAAAGTTGCGGAATTTATTTGATAAAACTCAGGCTATTCCTGGAATGGAAGAGATTACATATGAGGAAATAACAGCAGAAATAGAAGCCTATCGGCGTGGGGAATGAAGGTTATTATTGATACTAATGTTTTAGTTTCTGCTATTCTCAAGGGGAGAGAACTAAGGGATGTTATTCAATTTGCTCAAAATAAAATTCCAGAAATTCAACAAGAATTACATTTACAGCTTTTAGAAAAAAATCAAAATAATCAATTAAATGAATCAGATAGATTGTTATTGAAGTCGCTGCGAGTGAGTGCTGATTATTTAATGTTGAAAAAAGCCTATGCTTATGCACTTTTACAGTGGAAAGGCTATTCTCTGCCAGATTTTGAGCAATTAGTAGATTAATATAAAGTACTGACTGAGTAAGCACGAATTGCCGAGTCTACGGTTACAATTGTCATATCATGCTGTAATGCTTGGCAGATTAAAATTCTATCAAAAGGATCACGATGTAATAATGGCAGATTTACGAGTTGAGCAATACTTTGTTCATCTAGATTGAGACTGCTGATCAGGTGCTGCTGACGCTGTTTAGGAAGGTATATTTCCGGTGATTCTGGTAAGGGTAGTTTACCTAATTGATATTTAACGGTTGCTTCCCACACTGAAACACAACTTAAATATACGTCGTTGTTTAAATCACGAATGCTATTTTGTAAATGAATTGGTAATTTTTGATCACCACTAATAAACCATAAAAAAATATGGGTATCTAACAATAATTTCATTTACCCTCAAAACTATTTAAAACATCTTCAGGTAAGGGACTATCAAAATCATCTGGAACAATGAAATCTCCAGCACATAAGCCATAAGGCCTCATTTGTTCAGTAACTGGTTTAATTTCTGCAATAGGTTTACCAGCTTGGGTGATAATAATGCTTTGTCCTGCTGCTACTTGCTGAAGATAGCTGCTTAGATTCTGCTGAATTTCATCAATGGTTACAGTTAGCATAAGATGATTTTAAAGTTTTAAGTTACTGCAAATTCAGTATGTTGCCTGATATCTGCTGGTTGAAAGGCGAGAACAATATGATGTTTAGGAATACCAGCGTTAACCAGTTCGTTGGCTATTCCGTATTCTGTACCGTCTCTTTGAATCCAGATTTTGTCGTTGATAATGTCAAGATGAACTAAGCAACCATGTACCCGTTGATTATTTTCCCAGCCTAGCGTTAGTAGTAGGTAATGGTTGAGGGTTTGGTCAATAATTAGTTGTCTTTCTAGTTCTCCGTAAGCGTAGGGGAGTTGGGCGTATTCAGTTAATATTTTTTGAATGATTTGGCGATAATTATCTAAGGTATCCATTGCAGCACCACTTCTTTTTTTGAGTCAAAGACAAGTAAACAAAGGCGTTGATTTTCTAATAATATTTTACCAACTGGTTCTTGAAATAGTTCTGAGTAGGTTTCTTGACGAATAGCGAGATATAAGCGACGCTCAGGTTCTAAGCGATTGAGAATATCGTAATATAAGATATATTGCCCTAAAGCGTTTTCTAGGTCTGTCACTGGAGACGCACCTATAAAGCTTTTAATTTCGACTGCTATTTTATGTCCGGTTTTTTCGGCGGCTATGAGTTTTTCTGCACCTAAGTCTATATATAAATCTCTTGTACCCCATTTGAGAACAAATGGATCTTTGGTGATTTGCCAATTATCTTTTTCTAGGGAATTTCTAACGGTATTATGGTAAATGTCTTTAGCTGGCATTTGGGTAAGTATATCTTGCAATATATAGTATATTAATTTGGGAAATTACAGTTATACTAAAAATTAAGTAATTATTACAAAAGTTATGAGTACCCAAACTAATACTCCTCCTGGTGTTGATTATGCACCCCTGGAATTACAAGGGGAATTAATCGCTATGCAGCAATTAATGATTGAGGAATTATTACCTATTGCTCAAAGCAAAATTACAGAAAGTCAACAAGAACTGCATTTACAGCTTTTAGAAAAAAATCAAAATAATCAATTAAATGACTCAGATAGATTGTTATTGAAGTCGCTCCGAGTGAGTGCTGATTATTTAATGTTGAAAAAAGCCTATGCTTATGCACTTTTACAGTGGAAAGGCTATTCTCTGCCAGATTTTGAGCAATTAGTAGATTAATATAAAATATTTACTGAGTAAGCACGAATTGCCGAGTCTACGGTTACAATTGTCATATCATGCTGTAATGCTTGGCAAATTAAAATTCTATCAAAAGGATCACGATGTAATAATGGCAGATTTACGAGTTGAGCAATACTTTGTTCATCTAGATTGAGACTGCTGATCAGGTGCTGTTGACGCTGTTTAGGAAGGTATATTTCCGGAGATTCTGGTAAGGGTAGTTTACCTAATTGATATTTAACGGTTGCTTCCCACACGGAAATGCAACTTAAATATACCTCGTTGTTTAAATCACGAATGCTATTTTGTAAATGAATTGGTAATTTTTGATCGCCACTAATAAACCATAAAAAAATATGGGTATCTAGTAATAGTTTCATTTACCCTCAAAACTATTCAAAATATCTTCAGGTAAGGGACTATCAAAATCATCTGGAACAATGAAATCTCCAGCACATAAGCCATAAGGCCTCATTTGTTGAATAATAGGGGAAACTGGTTTAATTTCTGCAATAGGTTTACCAGCTTGGGTGATAATAATGCTTTGTCCTGCTGCTACTTGGTGAAGATAGCTGGTTAGATTTTCCTGAATTTCATCAATGGTTACAGTTAGCATGAGATGATTGTATAGTAATATTTCTAGTATATCGAAAAGCCCTGGCGATATATATCAAGTACATCAAGAAGTCCTGACGATATATATCAAGTATATCAAGAAGTCCTGACGATATATATCAAGAAGCCCTGGCGATTAGAAATCGCGGCTACAGAAACGAAGTCCACCTTCGTGGACTAAATTCCAAGTCTTGTATTTGTTTAAGTTCATCCAAATGAATCTCAGTTTTGTTTCTTTGAAAGCAGGTGCTTTTTTAGAAAAAATTGGGTATATTGTATTTACAGAAAAAAAGCTAATTCAATTAGATTGAGTCAATGGAATTGATTACCCATCTCGCCAATATATGAGAAATAAAAAACGATGCCGAATTTAATAATCAAAACATTGTATGAATTTTTATCGGAAAAAGGCGAAGTTATTTTAAGAGAATGGACAACTACTGTACCATTAGGTTTTTTATGCTTTTTATTGGGAGTAATTATAATGTTTTTGTGGAATAAGCAAAGAATGGCTATATTGACGGCTCAAACTAACTTTGCGGAAAAGCAATTATTAGAAAAAACAGAATTAGTACAAAGTTACGAATCAGAATTGAAACAATTGAAGGAAAAAAATGATAATTTCCAAGCTAGAGAACAAACCCTTAATTTAAAAGAATTTTCTCTTGATTTAGTCAATAAATTAAAGCAATTTCATAAAGAGATACAAGAAGAAGAAAATCTCTTATCTTTAAACAAAAAGAATCAAAGTGAAGATGAATATTTCAGTTCATTATATAGTTTTCGTCACCGTAAAAGTAAAGAATACCGACATAGTTTAAAATATGAAGTCAGAAAGGTTAGATGTTTTTTATTAAAACAATCAAACAAAATTACACAAATTGAGGATTGTAAAGATTCTCTGGAGCAAGAAATACTTGACACAAATGATGATTTAACAAAAATTTGTGCAATTAAAACTGAAATAGAAATACTTGCTAGATGCTTGTGAAAATAAATTTTACAAAATACGGCATGAGATATCTAAAAAGTTATATACGCTTGCCAATAGGTCTAAGTTAGAAGTTTAAACTTGAATGCTCTTTATAAAATAGAGGAAAATACTTATGTTAGTAATCACTAATTATCCAAGGGATTGGCAATACAAAACCGTTATATCACATCCAGCAGATACACCTGCTATATGGGTTTATGGAATTTCTATTACACCTGATGGTAAAAAACTTGTAAATGCTTATGGCGGTGGAGTATTTATTTGGGATTTAAAGACAGGAAAATTAGACCATTTTCTTGATGAACATTCAAAATGTGTTTTCAATTTAGCAATTAGCCCTAATGGGCAAAATTTGGCTAGTGGTAGTTTAGATAAAACAGTTAAAATTTGGAACTTACATACTGGTGAATTAATCAGCACTCTTGCTAAACGAGCAGATCCAATCAATTGTGTCGCTTTTAGTCATGATGGAAAAATTCTTGCTTGTGGCGGAACTAATAAATATAAGAATGCTGAAGGTAAAACTACCACAACTTATTTGTGGAATCCAGAAACAGAAGAATTAATAGGTACACTTACTGGACATTATCTAAGAGTTCAGTGTATTGCTTTTTCTCCAAATAATCAGATTATTGTCACTGGTAGTTACGACAAAACAATCAAAGTGTGGGATATAAATACACAAGAATTACTCTACACCCTTACAGGACATTTATCATATGTTGGTCATTTACTAATTCTTCCTGATTGTCAGACTTTAATTAGTAGTGGTGGAGGCGGAATAAAATTTTGGAACTTAACAACCGGAAAATTACTCAGCGCTTTATCTGAAGATTCAGAATATATTCGTTCTTTCGCTATAAATCATAATTATCAAATACTTGCAAGTACTAATAGTCCTCATATCAAAATCTGGAATTTACAGACAAAAGAATTAATCCATACTTTAGAATTTTCATGGGCAATTAGTATTACTTTTAGTCCTGATGGTAAATTACTTGCAAGTGGTAATGCGTTGGGTGAAATACGTGTTTGGGAAATCCCTGATGATTTTCTGATAAAAATACAACAAAAAAATGTGTTATCAGAGATTGTTAATACAGAAATTAATTTAGAAAAAAATGGATATTTCAACCCAGAAAATTTAGAAGATGCAAGAAAGCGGGTAATTACATCTATTGTGCGTCGTCAGGGACAGTCTACATTTCGCAAAACTCTGATACAAGTTTACAATTGCAAATGTGTCATAACAGGTTGTAATGCAGAACAAGTTTTAGAAGCTGCTCATATCATTCCTTATCTTGGTTCTGATACTAACCATCCAACAAATGGGCTACTTTTAAGAGCAGATATTCATACACTATTTGATTTGTACCTAATTGCAATCAATCCAGATAAAATGACTGTAGAAATATCAAATCATTTAAAGAATACTTCCTATGGTGATTTAGCTGGAAATCCTATACTAATTCCGCAAAATGAAGATTATAAACCCAATAAACAAGCTCTTGAAAAACATTACCAAATTTTTTATGAAAAACAAAATTGTTTATACAATACAAAAATCTAAACTGATGCAAAACCAGTAAACTGTCTGACATGAGGCGCTCTAAAACCTAAAACTATATCCGTTTTTGGTACTCCTAACTCTACTAACTCATTAGCAATTCCTTCCTCAGTCAAATCGCGCTGAATCCAAATTTTGCCATCTTTAATATCCACGTGAATAACAGAACCATAAGCCCGTTTTTCATCTTCCCATCCTACATGAACTACAAGATAGCGATTTCTTTGACAATCGAAAATTAACTCTTTTTCTGTTCCTTCAGAGAAATGATTTTCTGTATGTCTTCCTAAAACAGTTTGGACTAATTCTGAGTAATTCATTCCTTCCATAAAACAATCTCCTGTTTCTTAGTTTCAAATATGAGCAACTTTAACTGATGTTCAGAAATTACTTCTTGAATAAACGGAATTATAAAAAACTCTGTATATATTTCATAACTAATTGCTAAATATAAAACACGCTCAGGTTGTTTTTTTCTCAAAACAGAACGGTAATTAAGTGTTTGTCCTAAAGCCGTATGAAATTCACTTATGTCTGATTTACCTAGAAAAGATTTGACTTCAACTGCTATCTTTTGCCCCTCTTTTTCAGCAGCTAAAAGCCTTTCTGCTCCCAAATCAATATAAAATTCAATCCCGTCTATTGTCATAGACAAAGGATCATGAGTTATAGACCAACTATCTTTTTCTAAAGCTACACGAACTGCGTCATGAAAGATATCTTTCGCTGGCATGGAAAGTTAAAATAATATTTTCTATATTATCACACCTATCCTTGTACGTAAGCTAAGTAAGTAGGTGCTAAAATCGACAAAACCTTTGCGATTGCTTCATTTCACTTCGTTCCATTCGCAATGACATACATTCAGATTTTTACACCGGCCTACTTATTCCCCTCTCTCTGCGCCTCTGCGCCTCTGCGTGAAACCCAAAAAAAAGGGATAAGCTCAAAAGCCTATCCCCAAAAAATCAATTAATCAACAAAGATTAGGTTCCAGAAGTCCAGGAATTGATGTACTCGATTTGGTCTGCTGTCAGAGTATCAATGTGAATACCCATAGCTTCCAACTTCAAACGAGCAATTTCTTGATCAACTTCCACAGGAATAGAGTGTAAACCGGGTGACAATTTACCTTTATTCTTCACCAGGTATTCAACAGCCAACGCTTGGTTAGCAAAACTCATGTCCATAACTGCGCTGGGGTGTCCTTCAGCAGCAGCTAAGTTAATCAAACGTCCTTGTCCTAAAACCACAACTGACTTACCACTGGTCAATTTGTACTCTTCAGTGAAAGGACGGACTTCCTTAACTTCCTTCGCTTTAGAAGCTAAGTATTTTAAATCAAGTTCCAAATCAAAGTGACCGGAGTTACAAACGATCGCACCATCTTTCATGACATCGAAGTGTTCACCACGAACGACGTGCTTGTTACCTGTCACAGTAATAAAGATATCACCATAGGTGGCAGCTTCCTCCATTGGTAGGACGCGGAAACCATCCATAACGGCTTCAATTGCTTTGATGGGGTCGATTTCGGTAACGATGACGTTTGCACCCATGCCACGGGCGCGCAATGCAGTACCTTTACCACACCAGCCATAACCCACAACGACGATATTCTTACCAGCTAACAAAATATTGGTAGCGCGGATAATCCCATCTAGGGTTGATTGACCAGTACCATAGCGGTTATCAAAGAAGTGCTTGGTGTCTGCGTCGTTAACGTTGACTGCGGGGAAGGTGAGAACGCCATCTTTGAACATGGCGCGTAAACGGACAATACCTGTGGTGGTTTCTTCCGTTGTCCCAATCAAATCAGCAATTTGATGTTGACGGTGTTGAACTAAATCTGCTACCACGTCGCTACCGTCATCAATAATGATGTTGGGGCGGTGATCTAAGGCTATTTGTACGTGGCGGTTATAGGTGGCGTTGTCTTCGCCTTTTTGGGCAAAAACAGGAATTTCGTGATCAACAACAAGACTTGCGGCTACGTCATCTTGAGTTGATAAAGGGTTACTAGCAATCAATACAGCATCAGCACCACCGGCTTTAAGAGCGATCGCCAAATGTGCTGTTTCTGTGGTTACGTGGGCGCAAGCTACAAGGCGAATTCCAGCGAAGGGCTTTTCTTTCTCAAAGCGATCGCGGATTTGCTTCAATACGGGCATTTCCCGTCCAGCCCACTCAATGCGTTGTCTTCCCAAGGGAGCTAGGGCGAGGTCTTTAACCTCGTGCTTTAATCGGGGAGAAGTTGCAGTCATCAAAAATTTCCTCAGAAAAATAAAAAAGTTACGTAAAAATTACGCACCTTACTAGGGTATTGTACAACTGGTGATTTTGCATTGTATTCACCAAGAAGCTTGTTAATTGTACTCTTTTCTAGCTTGACCTGGCAGAGCTTTCAGGTTAACTTCATTCCTGATTTTTCTTTTTTGACCTAATTTTTGCTAAGAATATGATCAGGGCTAATCTATCTGTTACCCAGAGCGGATGAGGTAAACTGTCATCTATCAAAAGTTAGAAAGATTCCCTCAATTTAAATACTTTACTTTAGATAGGTACATTTACACAAGCCAGTCTTGGAGGATGACTCTGGAAGTAGCCGATGGTAAATTTTAAGGAGGTATTTGAGTGCGCTGTGAATTTTTGGCGATCGCCAAGGAAGTCCTGTTGTCCAATTTTGCTTCTATAAAGCAGAGACAGGCATTATTAGACGAAAATTGCCTTGGTAATAGCCAAAATGCTGCAAAGCAGATGCCAGGTTTGGATGTATCTAATCAAGCCGGACACCCACCGATAAGGCGGATATCACCCAAAGGGATTTTAGGTAGAGGTGTGATGCTAACAATGGCCAGTTCAATGGCTATAGCTGTTGTTTCTATCCCAAAAGCTTCAGCTCAGATTCCCATGTTGCCTTTCCTACAATCTCCTAATGGTGGAAGTAGCGAAGCCGATAACAGAACTGTTTCTGAGTGGATTTATGTGGACGGCTACGAAGTATTTCAGATAGCAGGAACAAGAAGCAATTTGTCGGAACGTTCCCGAAGTATTCAACAAAGTTTAAATCTCATCCGCCAAAGTTACTTAAGTTCATCTGAACGAGAAATTAAGATTGAAACCCGGACACAAAATGGATTACCAGTAATTTATGTGAATGGTCAATACCTGATGACCGTGACGACCGAAGATGCCAATCTGCGAAGACAAGATCCAGCTGTATCGGCAATTGAAATTACTGAACAATTGAAAAGAGCCTTGCAACGATCTAGCAGGGAGAGAACTACTGATATTTTAATCAGACAAGCTCAAGTGGCTGGGGGTATTGGACTGTTAATGGTTGTGTTGAGTGGGGGAGTATATTATTTAGAACGCCGTTCAAAACAAAAGTCAACACACCCCATCCTCCCGATTGCAGATGATGCCCAACAGCTGACAACTAAACTCAATCAACAGCAAGATAAAGATATTAAGGAAGTCAAAAAAAGACTGTTTCAATTAACTCAAGCCGGAATTTGGGGATCTGGAATTGTTTTCATTTTGGGTCTATTTCCTTATACGCGAGCATTTCAAGTGGGGATTCTCTCAGTTGCCCAGATTCCTTTGAGATTGGGTATTGTGATCCTCGGCGTTTACGTAGCAATTCGTTTCACCTATGCTCTGATTGACCGCTTCACCTCTACTCTAATTAGCAGTGGTGTTTTATTAAACTCAGAAGCGAATAAACGGATGCAACTGCGAGTTTCGACATTTTCAGGTGTGTCTAAAAGTATCACTACTGGTATTTTGTTGGCAGTTGGTACTTTACTATCCCTGGTTGCTTTGGGTATAGATATTGTGCCTTTATTAGCAGGTGCTGGTTTAATTGGTGTGGCATTATCTCTGGCTTCCCAAAGTTTAATCAAAGATGCCATTAACGGCTTCCTGGTAATCGTCGAAGATCAATATGCTTTAGGCGATGTGATCGCTGTGGGAGATGTGGGAGGCTTAGTAGAAACTCTCAATCTGCGGATTACTCAGTTGCGGGATGCTGAAGGGCGTTTGATTACGATTCCCAATAGTGAAATTAAAGTTGTGGCCAATCTTTCTAGCCGTTGGTCACGGGCTGATTTAACGATTCCAGTTGCTTACCAAAATAACATTGATGATGCTTTGAAGTTGCTTCAACAGGTAGGCTTGGAGATGAATCAAGATCCGCTCTGGAAACGTCTGATCATCGCACCACCTGAAGTTCTGGGAATAGATAACTTTGGCGATCGCGGTTTGATGATTCGTGTCTGGATTAAGACATTACCCCTCAAGCAATGGGATGTGGGGCGAGAGTTTCGCCGTCGCTTGAAAATCACCTTTGATCAGGCCGGATTCTCTATTCCTGTACCTCAACAAGGTATTTGGTTAAATGAAGGTCAATCGCTGCACTCGGAAGTTAATGGCAAATCGGAAAATAATTCGTAATTGATAATTCGTAATTCGTAGTTGCAATCAGTGAGTATTTGTACCTGCCATTAATTTCAAACCACCAAATCTACGATTTAGGTCGGGCTTCTACCCTCTGAATTACGAATTACGAATTACGAATTAGTAATTATTCCATGACCAGCAAATAGCCTCTTGTCATGCTAGAACAATTGTACTATAATAGGTTATAGCGCTCACAAAGCCTAGTGAAGAGTAAAACGGCTCTACCAAAGAGTTCTGGAAGATGGATATAAGGGTTAGTTCAATGATGAAGCATTATATTCTCAACCTCAATCCGACTGCCAAGCATGAATGGGATCGATGTATTTTACGTGACCCACTGACTGCAAAACGTCCGGACATTGCTAAATTAATCGCTGAAGCTGTTGGTACTGACACTGGTAGTTATTTAGTGAGTGTGAATATTGAAGTCCAAGTTTTAGAACAAGCTGCCGTATCTCAATCTGAACAACTCTCACTGCCATTCTCAGAAGTAAATATCCCGTCACAATTGCGAGAAGCGGCGTAAGAGTTGGGGAGTCGGGAGTATTTTTTTATGAGGAAGATGATTTGATGCTGGAACTAAGTCATTATCCCACTGCGATCGCGCAAGCTGCCCAACAGGTGAATGAAGTAGATTCCCAGTTGATGGCGGTGCAGCAGCAGATTGACCGATTTGAAGGTAATGCCGATCGCGCTGCTGCTTTTGATATGGATTTGAAAAATGATGCCCAACGCAAAGCCCGTCGCTTTGAAGTTTTGCTGGTGAATCAAGAATATCAAAAGGCTATGGATACTCAGATTCGCTTAACTGTGGCCAAAGCCAATGCGATCGCTCAGTTAGAATATCTGCGTAACCAGTTCAGTGTAGCTAAATTAGAAGCAAGATTAGCGATCGCGCATCAACTTACTGATTTTGAATCTCGTGAATTAGTCGGTTTGTAGTCATCTCTTAAATTTGTTCACTGATAACTGATTTAATAGTTGAGCAATTTGCTGATTAATCGCTACTATATCAAAACGCTGACCTGCGATCGCTTTGGCATGATTAGCTATGGTTGCAGTGATTTCGGTTTCTGCAACACAAGTATTAATCACCTGTGCCAATTCCGTAATTTCTCCAGGTGTCACCAAATAACCATTAACACCGTGTTCCACTAATTCCATTGCGCCCCCAGCCTTAGCGGCTACTACAGGCGTACCGCATAGCATCGCCTCCACAATCACTCTCCCAAAAGGTTCTGGGGCTGTTGAGGTGTGTGCTACCAAGTCACAAGCTGCCATTAACTGGGGAACATCTGCCCGAAATCCTAAAAATTTGACGCGGTTTTCTAATTTCAAGCTGGTAACTTGTTCATGCAATTGTTGGACATAATCTTGTTCGCCAAACAGGGCATCACCAACCAAAATTACTGTCACTTCTGGCGGACATTCAGACAAAGCCGCAATTAAAATATGCTGCCCTTTCCAAGGTGCAAGTCGGCTGAAGTGTCCAACGACAAACTTTCCTTCTAGCCCTAACTGTTGCTGTAATTGTTTAACTTCAGATGCAGCAGATTGATAATTTTGGCAATCAAAACCATTATAAACAATTTCCGTGAGTTTGGCGTTTCCTCCTGCTTGGATAAACGCTGTTTGAGTAGCTTGAGAATTAGCAATTACTAATGAAGCAAAACGATTTGCTAAAGTAACGGCAATCCGCAAATTAGTTTGGCTAAAGTGTTGTGAACAAAGAATATCATGTAAGTGATAAACCAAGGGACGACGGGCTAAAAAGCTCGCCAGTGCGCCAATAACTAAAGCTTTTTGGGTATTGGCGTAGATCAGATCATATTCTTTAGCTGTTTGTACCACCTTGGCTAATAGTGGGGCAAGTTGTCCGATACTCGCCAAAGATTGCAACAAATTGCTTTGTTTGCGAACTTGAATTGCTTGAGTTGCGAAAACTTCAACCGGGATATGATGCTGCTGTAGTAACTTTCTAAAATCACCATCTGCAAACAAACCTACCAAAGCGCGATCGCCATAAGGTTTAGCAATATCTATTAAACACAATTCAGCACCACCAGGTTTACCGCTTTGGTCTAAAAACAGAATTTTCATATATTATAATTTTTGTGGTGTAATCTACAATCAATTATTTCGCAGCAATATCAAGCCAAGAGAACCTGCCGCACTTGCTGAGTTATATGTTGCCAATCAAAATTAGTCACTGCATACTCACGACAGGCTGATCGGGAAGGAATTGATAAATTACCCAAAAGTATCTGTGCTAATTTTTCTGCAATAGCTGGAGCCTCGGCAGAATCACTAATTAAATCTGGGGAAAATGATGATAAAATTTCTGGCATTCCCCCGATTGGGGTACATAAAACTGGAGTTCCACAAGCTAAAGATTCGATAATTGCTAATCCAAACCCTTCAAAAGATTGGCTGGGCATGATTGTTAATTCAGCAGCTTGGTAAGCTAGGGGTAATTGGGCATCAGGGAGAAAACCTAAAAATTTCACGTTGTCTTTTAAGCCTAATTCTGCAACCTGTTGTTGTAGTGTAGCTTGCATATGACCACGACCGGCGATCGCCAGCCAAACATCAGGAACTTGGGGCTTAATCATCACCAGCGCCTGTAGTAATTTGTCAATTCCAACTCGCTGGACTAAGCGACGGGATGTAAAGAGGATGCGGCGATTTTCCGGCCAGTCTAGCTGCTGACGGGCGGATTGGCGTGATAAGTTGCCTTGAAACCAATTAATATTCACTCCCCCAGGGATAATATGAATTTTGCTCCAAGGTATTTGATACTGTTGATGTAAAATATTACCGAATGCTTTACTGAGAACAATAAAGCGATCGCAACGATTATAGGTGCTTTGTTCGATTAACCGTCGCTTGAGAAAAAGAGCGAGTTGATGATTAACAGTTTCCTGCTGACTTTCAGCAGCCCAAGGGCCATGAAAGTTAAAAGTGATGGGTACACCTTTGGGCAGAAGATCCAAAATCGGAAAGCTA
This Nodularia sp. LEGE 06071 DNA region includes the following protein-coding sequences:
- a CDS encoding type II toxin-antitoxin system Phd/YefM family antitoxin, encoding MLTVTIDEIQQNLSSYLQQVAAGQSIIITQAGKPIAEIKPVTEQMRPYGLCAGDFIVPDDFDSPLPEDVLNSFEGK
- a CDS encoding Crp/Fnr family transcriptional regulator, translated to MLSPVVTLSIFQKQPDPQVFSTGQVIFKEGQPGDCMFGILEGVVEILVNGKTVEIIESGEVFGTGILVGIKGRTYTAIAKSDCKLAYLDESGFLFAVQETPVFAIKVMKSYAERLSRLQHKL
- a CDS encoding type II toxin-antitoxin system VapC family toxin; translated protein: MKLLLDTHIFLWFISGDQKLPIHLQNSIRDLNNEVYLSCISVWEATVKYQLGKLPLPESPEIYLPKQRQQHLISSLNLDEQSIAQLVNLPLLHRDPFDRILICQALQHDMTIVTVDSAIRAYSVNILY
- a CDS encoding type II toxin-antitoxin system Phd/YefM family antitoxin; translation: MLTVTIDEIQENLTSYLHQVAAGQSIIITQAGKPIAEIKPVSPIIQQMRPYGLCAGDFIVPDDFDSPLPEDILNSFEGK
- a CDS encoding XisH family protein, whose product is MPAKDIFHDAVRVALEKDSWSITHDPLSMTIDGIEFYIDLGAERLLAAEKEGQKIAVEVKSFLGKSDISEFHTALGQTLNYRSVLRKKQPERVLYLAISYEIYTEFFIIPFIQEVISEHQLKLLIFETKKQEIVLWKE
- a CDS encoding HNH endonuclease — protein: MLVITNYPRDWQYKTVISHPADTPAIWVYGISITPDGKKLVNAYGGGVFIWDLKTGKLDHFLDEHSKCVFNLAISPNGQNLASGSLDKTVKIWNLHTGELISTLAKRADPINCVAFSHDGKILACGGTNKYKNAEGKTTTTYLWNPETEELIGTLTGHYLRVQCIAFSPNNQIIVTGSYDKTIKVWDINTQELLYTLTGHLSYVGHLLILPDCQTLISSGGGGIKFWNLTTGKLLSALSEDSEYIRSFAINHNYQILASTNSPHIKIWNLQTKELIHTLEFSWAISITFSPDGKLLASGNALGEIRVWEIPDDFLIKIQQKNVLSEIVNTEINLEKNGYFNPENLEDARKRVITSIVRRQGQSTFRKTLIQVYNCKCVITGCNAEQVLEAAHIIPYLGSDTNHPTNGLLLRADIHTLFDLYLIAINPDKMTVEISNHLKNTSYGDLAGNPILIPQNEDYKPNKQALEKHYQIFYEKQNCLYNTKI
- a CDS encoding XisH family protein, with translation MPAKDIYHNTVRNSLEKDNWQITKDPFVLKWGTRDLYIDLGAEKLIAAEKTGHKIAVEIKSFIGASPVTDLENALGQYILYYDILNRLEPERRLYLAIRQETYSELFQEPVGKILLENQRLCLLVFDSKKEVVLQWIP
- a CDS encoding XisI protein translates to MDTLDNYRQIIQKILTEYAQLPYAYGELERQLIIDQTLNHYLLLTLGWENNQRVHGCLVHLDIINDKIWIQRDGTEYGIANELVNAGIPKHHIVLAFQPADIRQHTEFAVT
- a CDS encoding type II toxin-antitoxin system VapC family toxin produces the protein MKLLLDTHIFLWFISGDQKLPIHLQNSIRDLNNDVYLSCVSVWEATVKYQLGKLPLPESPEIYLPKQRQQHLISSLNLDEQSIAQLVNLPLLHRDPFDRILICQALQHDMTIVTVDSAIRAYSVSTLY
- a CDS encoding XisI protein; the protein is MEGMNYSELVQTVLGRHTENHFSEGTEKELIFDCQRNRYLVVHVGWEDEKRAYGSVIHVDIKDGKIWIQRDLTEEGIANELVELGVPKTDIVLGFRAPHVRQFTGFASV